Proteins co-encoded in one Dendropsophus ebraccatus isolate aDenEbr1 chromosome 9, aDenEbr1.pat, whole genome shotgun sequence genomic window:
- the GPBAR1 gene encoding G-protein coupled bile acid receptor 1 translates to MEPDAGPHNVSDHKSQETLIILLSHPLSAFIILSNLFIIIGIIFNKKLHNTANYFFLSLLLADFFTGVLLPCIPRMKFNKDLGYFGCFLAFISPNFFFLSFLANLLMVHYEKYLCIIYPLHYREIWVHRCVPLSLFLVWTLPLVFSCLPLLGWNNWRHNHTCSYRQVFPNAYIYLETYGVVIPAILAMSFITIKLLAVARKQLKDIKKLHRSVQREVVVEIERQMDFRYAKCIAIFSLTFLICWVPYIALLQVSVLVIENYEISLWIVLTLTCVGSGSAAIIPVILGLSHRQYTELWRNLCKKYCCPCCKAKGNLSHSHSEKSKDEMVEDELTAVK, encoded by the coding sequence ATGGAGCCGGACGCTGGACCTCACAATGTTTCTGATCATAAATCTCAGGAGACGCTCATCATCCTGCTGTCCCACCCGCTCTCGgccttcatcatcctctccaacctCTTCATCATCATCGGAATCATCTTCAACAAGAAGCTGCACAACACGGCCAATTACTTCTTCCTGAGCTTGTTGCTTGCTGACTTCTTCACCGGGGTCCTCCTGCCTTGTATCCCCCGCATGAAGTTTAACAAGGACCTTGGATATTTTGGCTGTTTTCTCGCCTTCATTTCTCCTAATTTCTTCTTCTTGTCattcctggccaacctgctgatGGTGCACTATGAGAAGTACTTGTGCATCATCTATCCTTTGCACTATCGGGAGATTTGGGTTCACCGCTGTGTCCCGCTCTCCTTGTTCTTGGTGTGGACTTTGCCCCTGGTATTTTCCTGCCTTCCGTTGCTGGGCTGGAATAATTGGAGACACAACCACACATGCTCCTATAGGCAGGTCTTCCCCAATGCCTACATATACCTGGAGACCTATGGGGTAGTCATCCCGGCCATCCTGGCCATGAGCTTcatcaccatcaaactgctggcAGTGGCCCGAAAGCAACTGAAGGATATTAAGAAGCTCCACCGGTCAGTACAGcgggaggtggtggtggagatTGAGCGCCAGATGGACTTCAGATACGCAAAATGCATTGCCATCTTCTCCTTGACTTTCCTCATCTGTTGGGTCCCGTACATTGCTCTTCTTCAGGTCTCAGTGTTGGTCATAGAGAACTATGAGATCAGTTTATGGATTGTCCTAACGCTCACGTGTGTGGGGAGCGGCAGTGCCGCCATCATCCCCGTCATTCTGGGATTAAGTCACCGGCAATACACTGAACTATGGAGGAACCTGTGCAAGAAATATTGTTGCCCCTGCTGCAAGGCCAAAGGGAACTTGAGTCATTCGCATAGTGAAAAGAGCAAGGACGAGATGGTGGAAGATGAATTAACTGCAGTGAAATGA
- the LOC138801065 gene encoding serine/arginine repetitive matrix protein 1-like, translated as MPPQQRRSSATTAEEIQRHHRRGEPVPPPQRRASATTPEESPRHHRREPAPPPQRRAKTVTTAEESQHHHRREEPAPPLQRRAKAVTTAEEIQRHHRREEPVPPPQRRAKTVTTAEESQHHHRREEPAPPPQRRASATTAEKGLRHHRRKGPAPPPQKRARATTAEESPRHHRRGEPAPPPQRRARATTTEESPRHHRRGRPAPPPQRRASATTAESPLHHRRGEPKLSPPQRRAKTVTTAEESQNCHHRRGEPVPPPHRRAKTVTTTEESQSCHHRRGEPAPPPQRRAKAVTTAEESQSCHHRRGEPVPPPQRRASATTAEESQNCQHRRGEPKLSPPQRRAKAVTTAEESQCHHRRGEPKLSTPQRRAKAVTTTEESQSCHHRRGEPKLSPPQRRASATTAEESQNCQHRRGEPKLSPPQRRAKAVTTAEESQNCHHRRGEPAPPPHRRAKTVTTTEESQSCHHRRGEPKLSPPQRRAKAVTTAEESQCHHRRGEPKLSPPQRRASATTAEESQSCHHRRGEPKLSPPQRRASATTAEESQCHHRRGEPKLSPPQRRAKGTTREESQNCQHRRGEPKLSPPQRRAKAVTTTEESQSCHHRRGEPKLSPPQRRAKGTTREESQRCPHRKEPAPPPEGESERDHHKVEPTQPPERRTKDTTREGKQAPPLQR; from the coding sequence ATGCCACCACAGCAGAGGAGATCCAGCGCCACCACCGCAGAGGAGATCCAGCGCCACCACCGCAGAGGAGAGCCAGTGCCACCACCCCAGAGGAGAGCCAGTGCCACCACCCCAGAGGAGAGCCCGCGCCACCACCGCAGAGAGCCCGCGCCACCACCGCAGAGGAGAGCCAAAACTGTCACCACCGCAGAGGAGAGCCAGCACCACCATCGCAGAGAAGAGCCAGCGCCACCACTGCAGAGAAGAGCCAAAGCTGTCACCACCGCAGAGGAGATCCAGCGCCACCACCGCAGAGAAGAGCCAGTGCCACCACCGCAGAGGAGAGCCAAAACTGTCACCACCGCAGAGGAGAGCCAGCACCACCACCGCAGAGAAGAGCCCGCGCCACCACCGCAGAGAAGAGCCAGCGCCACCACCGCAGAGAAGGGCCTGCGCCACCACCGCAGAAAAGGGCCCGCGCCACCACCACAGAAAAGGGCCCGCGCCACCACCGCAGAGGAGAGCCCGCGCCACCACCGCAGAGGAGAGCCCGCGCCACCACCACAGAGGAGAGCCCGCGCCACCACCACAGAGGAGAGCCCGCGCCACCACCGCAGAGGACGGCCAGCCCCACCACCGCAGAGGAGAGCCAGTGCCACCACCGCAGAGAGCCCGCTCCACCACCGCAGAGGAGAGCCAAAACTGTCACCACCGCAGAGGAGAGCCAAAACTGTCACCACCGCAGAGGAGAGCCAAAACTGTCACCACCGCAGAGGAGAGCCAGTGCCACCACCGCATAGGAGAGCCAAAACTGTCACCACCACAGAGGAGAGCCAAAGCTGTCACCACCGCAGAGGAGAGCCAGCGCCACCACCGCAGAGGAGAGCCAAAGCTGTCACCACCGCAGAGGAGAGCCAAAGCTGTCACCACCGCAGAGGAGAGCCAGTGCCACCACCGCAGAGGAGAGCCAGCGCCACCACCGCAGAGGAGAGTCAAAACTGTCAACACCGCAGAGGAGAGCCAAAGCTGTCACCACCGCAGAGGAGAGCCAAAGCTGTCACCACCGCAGAGGAGAGCCAGTGCCACCACCGCAGAGGAGAGCCAAAACTGTCAACACCGCAGAGGAGAGCCAAAGCTGTCACCACCACAGAGGAGAGCCAAAGCTGTCACCACCGCAGAGGAGAGCCAAAGCTGTCACCACCGCAGAGGAGAGCCAGTGCCACCACCGCAGAGGAGAGCCAAAACTGTCAACACCGCAGAGGAGAGCCAAAGCTGTCACCACCACAGAGGAGAGCCAAAGCTGTCACCACCGCAGAGGAGAGCCAAAACTGTCACCACCGCAGAGGAGAGCCAGCGCCACCACCGCATAGGAGAGCCAAAACTGTCACCACCACAGAAGAGAGCCAAAGCTGTCACCACCGCAGAGGAGAGCCAAAGCTGTCACCACCGCAGAGGAGAGCCAAAGCTGTCACCACCGCAGAGGAGAGTCAGTGCCACCACCGCAGAGGAGAGCCAAAGCTGTCACCACCGCAGAGGAGAGCCAGTGCCACCACCGCAGAGGAGAGCCAAAGCTGTCACCACCGCAGAGGAGAGCCAAAGCTGTCACCACCGCAGAGGAGAGCCAGTGCCACCACCGCAGAGGAGAGCCAGTGCCACCACCGCAGAGGAGAGCCAAAGCTGTCACCACCGCAGAGGAGAGCCAAAGGCACCACCAGAGAGGAGAGTCAAAACTGTCAACACCGCAGAGGAGAGCCAAAGCTGTCACCACCGCAGAGGAGAGCCAAAGCTGTCACCACCACAGAGGAGAGCCAAAGCTGTCACCACCGCAGAGGAGAGCCAAAGCTGTCACCACCGCAGAGGAGAGCCAAAGGCACCACCAGAGAGGAGAGCCAACGCTGTCCCCACAGAAAAGAGCCCGCGCCACCACCAGAGGGGGAGAGTGAGCGTGACCACCACAAAGTAGAGCCAACACAGCCACCGGAGAGGAGAACCAAAGACACCACCAGAGAGGGGAAGCAAGCACCACCACTACAGAGGTGA